The following are from one region of the Candidatus Woesearchaeota archaeon genome:
- a CDS encoding AAA family ATPase — translation MGRTIGVIAIKGGVGKTTVVANLGAVLAHEFNQRVLILDANFSAANLGLHFGIVNPEITLHDVLAEKHDIKKAIISHGRMDIIAGSLVPKKVDPLKLRSKLNQLKKEYDFILIDSSPALNEEILATMVAADELMVVTTPDYPTLSCTMHAVKVAKRRGTPITGIIVNKKRNQLFELTTEEIEEATETPVIAVVRDDVRVLEALAATTPATIYGNVTDVVVEYRKLGAALLGETYRDPRFLNRMRDALFKTDTAKHEVNRAVLGSPLAKK, via the coding sequence GTGGGTCGCACAATCGGCGTGATAGCTATCAAGGGAGGCGTTGGAAAAACAACTGTAGTCGCAAATCTTGGCGCGGTGCTTGCCCACGAATTTAACCAGCGTGTGCTTATTCTTGACGCAAATTTTTCAGCAGCAAATCTGGGCTTGCATTTCGGCATTGTCAACCCTGAAATAACGCTTCATGACGTGCTGGCAGAAAAGCACGACATCAAAAAAGCTATTATCTCCCATGGCCGCATGGACATTATTGCCGGAAGCCTGGTGCCAAAAAAAGTTGACCCGCTCAAGCTTCGCAGCAAACTAAACCAGCTGAAAAAAGAGTATGATTTTATTCTTATCGATTCGTCCCCAGCGCTGAATGAGGAAATCCTCGCAACTATGGTTGCTGCCGACGAGCTCATGGTGGTCACAACACCCGATTATCCCACGCTCAGCTGCACCATGCACGCGGTCAAAGTCGCCAAGCGACGCGGCACGCCAATCACCGGCATTATCGTCAATAAAAAGCGCAATCAGCTGTTTGAGCTCACCACTGAAGAAATCGAAGAGGCAACTGAAACACCTGTTATTGCAGTTGTCCGGGATGATGTGCGTGTGCTTGAAGCGCTTGCCGCAACAACACCCGCAACGATTTATGGGAATGTGACTGATGTGGTGGTTGAGTACCGCAAACTCGGAGCGGCACTACTGGGAGAAACGTATCGTGATCCCCGTTTCCTCAACCGCATGCGGGATGCATTGTTCAAGACCGATACGGCAAAGCATGAAGTCAACCGCGCGGTGCTCGGCAGCCCGCTTGCAAAAAAGTAG
- a CDS encoding divergent PAP2 family protein, translated as MSFNELFFPVVTSAILSQGIKVALHFLNHQKVDLSLLLFEPGGMPSTHAAMATALTTTLYLIKADTSVFAVALLFSLIVMADAVGVRREAGETARRINQMIQVLRSVKQKGVTKVREVLGHTPLQVAGGIVLGMLVALFFFNYF; from the coding sequence ATGAGCTTCAATGAACTTTTTTTTCCGGTGGTTACCTCAGCGATTCTGTCGCAAGGCATCAAAGTCGCGCTTCATTTTTTGAATCATCAAAAGGTCGACCTCTCATTATTACTCTTTGAGCCGGGTGGCATGCCCTCAACCCACGCCGCTATGGCCACGGCGCTGACCACGACGCTCTACCTCATCAAAGCAGACACTTCCGTTTTTGCCGTGGCACTGCTTTTTTCGCTGATTGTCATGGCTGACGCGGTTGGCGTGCGGCGCGAAGCCGGTGAAACAGCTCGACGTATCAACCAGATGATTCAGGTTTTGCGCAGCGTGAAACAGAAGGGCGTGACAAAAGTTCGCGAGGTGCTCGGCCATACACCCCTCCAAGTTGCCGGAGGCATTGTGCTCGGCATGCTGGTTGCGCTGTTTTTTTTCAATTATTTCTAA
- the pssA gene encoding CDP-diacylglycerol--serine O-phosphatidyltransferase encodes MKITKLITLADSITLLGAGAGFLSIIFSFQHQFAFASIGMLVAAVLDGLDGRIARWRHQAHLFGKELDSLADTVSFSVAPALFGYLLAERTVPALVGGIFFLLCGIARLARFNIMNHTTFFEGVPITVNGIVFPALYFFGVPTIGIPIIFVIMGFLMVSQRKIKKW; translated from the coding sequence ATGAAAATAACAAAACTGATAACCCTCGCTGACAGCATTACTCTGCTCGGCGCTGGTGCAGGATTTTTGTCAATCATTTTTTCGTTTCAGCACCAATTTGCGTTCGCCAGCATTGGCATGCTTGTCGCCGCAGTCCTTGATGGGCTTGATGGCAGAATCGCGCGTTGGCGGCATCAGGCGCACCTGTTTGGAAAAGAGCTTGATTCGTTGGCAGATACAGTTTCGTTCAGCGTTGCGCCAGCGCTGTTTGGCTACTTGCTTGCAGAGCGTACGGTTCCCGCGCTGGTAGGCGGTATCTTTTTCCTGCTCTGCGGCATTGCACGGCTTGCCCGTTTCAACATCATGAATCACACTACTTTTTTTGAAGGCGTGCCGATTACGGTGAATGGTATCGTCTTTCCTGCACTCTATTTTTTCGGCGTCCCGACAATCGGCATCCCTATAATCTTCGTTATCATGGGCTTTTTAATGGTGAGCCAGCGCAAAATAAAAAAATGGTGA
- a CDS encoding phosphatidylserine decarboxylase has protein sequence MVIALIYVSLLFTAAAFLFYSYTLRNPLIEPTPGNNIVSPAHGKIARIIRTTRKYVTLQKGWGKIKTLTEDVDNDCFLIDIVMHLSDVHFQKAPTTGTILYTHHEKGKWKNAVRKAYTMKAALENEKNEILMNTHFGKIKVIQIAGYVARRIRCFVKKNDHVEKGQSLGVIKMGSQVTLIFPAKYKLAVHEGQKVVGGKTVIATNERWLR, from the coding sequence ATGGTGATAGCGCTTATCTACGTCTCCCTCCTCTTTACTGCAGCGGCATTTCTGTTCTATTCGTACACACTTCGCAATCCGCTTATTGAGCCGACACCGGGAAATAATATCGTGAGCCCAGCGCATGGAAAAATTGCGCGCATCATTCGTACCACCAGAAAATATGTCACGCTGCAAAAAGGCTGGGGAAAAATAAAAACACTCACTGAAGATGTTGACAACGATTGCTTTCTCATCGACATTGTCATGCACTTGAGCGATGTGCATTTCCAGAAAGCGCCGACCACCGGCACGATTCTGTACACACACCATGAAAAAGGAAAATGGAAAAACGCAGTACGCAAGGCATACACGATGAAAGCAGCGCTGGAAAATGAGAAAAATGAAATCCTGATGAACACTCACTTTGGAAAAATAAAGGTGATTCAGATTGCCGGCTACGTCGCGCGGCGCATTCGCTGCTTTGTCAAAAAAAATGATCACGTTGAAAAAGGGCAGTCACTTGGTGTCATCAAAATGGGCAGCCAAGTAACCCTCATCTTCCCGGCAAAGTACAAACTTGCGGTCCATGAAGGGCAAAAAGTCGTTGGCGGCAAAACTGTTATTGCAACAAATGAGCGGTGGCTTCGATGA
- a CDS encoding helix-turn-helix domain-containing protein: MELPERYQILEAIGLGKNEIKVYVRLLQRGPSTAGEVAEKMDIHRPNVYDALEKLIALGLVTYIFQNEKKIFQATDPAAVCSLMEEKKLQLSRLVPELKMHAQLAGPKPKAHIFEGIAGIKAMTDDQLASGAPIYSFGIPRDVSERMKSFVVIYHERRMRQKQWQYHLYNENAQERIAYLNTLPCTRAAFLPKEYDSPATTNVYDNKVSFFIWADEPFGVIIDDERMAASYTNYFKLLWKFATGEELK; encoded by the coding sequence ATGGAACTTCCTGAACGATACCAGATACTTGAAGCAATCGGTCTCGGCAAAAATGAAATCAAAGTCTATGTGCGGCTTCTTCAGCGCGGCCCGTCTACTGCCGGCGAAGTTGCTGAAAAAATGGACATCCACCGGCCGAATGTCTATGATGCTCTGGAAAAACTGATTGCACTCGGCCTTGTCACCTACATTTTTCAGAACGAGAAAAAAATATTTCAGGCAACAGACCCTGCGGCTGTGTGTTCGCTGATGGAAGAAAAAAAACTCCAGCTCAGCCGGCTCGTGCCTGAATTAAAAATGCATGCCCAGCTCGCGGGCCCCAAGCCAAAAGCGCATATCTTTGAAGGCATTGCCGGCATTAAGGCGATGACCGACGACCAGCTTGCTTCTGGTGCTCCTATCTATTCCTTTGGCATTCCCCGCGATGTTTCTGAGCGCATGAAATCATTTGTAGTCATTTACCATGAACGGCGCATGCGGCAAAAACAATGGCAGTACCATCTCTACAATGAAAATGCACAGGAACGGATTGCCTACCTGAATACTTTGCCCTGCACGCGTGCTGCATTTCTTCCCAAAGAATACGACAGTCCGGCAACGACGAATGTGTATGACAACAAGGTTTCTTTTTTTATCTGGGCGGATGAGCCATTTGGCGTGATTATCGACGATGAACGCATGGCAGCGTCGTATACAAATTATTTTAAGCTGTTGTGGAAGTTTGCGACGGGAGAAGAATTAAAATAA
- a CDS encoding iron-containing redox enzyme family protein — protein sequence MALVEQFSAFEDDLIRQFHALGFFRNFNRLSDTDLREYLTQKWFLSMNFVGWYDRAINALNDPEAKEVLKKIVHDETPRGAPSHREDLLADLEAIGISRADVLSARPTRTTQRSLMRLNQLVAFTDDPDYDLRVMSALRIAGEILVAEEYRHVVPELEQRYGLTPERSRFYAPHFYHDRKDSETGQHTHSFESVLERLISDEGKLRIATESAEHAFQVRTYFHNQFDARLRARKALPLAGFAAAAVALMCYVGSQISQKPVSSPPRSPPSRTNLPEAGVQFYLQADRWLLQRYEETRDRQYLKNIGTFEAARDVWGPGP from the coding sequence ATGGCACTCGTCGAACAATTTTCGGCATTTGAAGATGATCTTATTAGGCAATTCCATGCGCTTGGTTTTTTTCGGAATTTCAACAGGCTTTCTGATACTGATTTGAGAGAGTACCTTACCCAAAAATGGTTCTTGTCAATGAACTTTGTTGGCTGGTATGATCGGGCGATTAATGCGCTGAACGATCCAGAAGCAAAGGAAGTGTTAAAAAAAATTGTGCATGATGAAACGCCCCGCGGCGCCCCATCGCATCGTGAAGATTTGCTTGCTGATTTAGAAGCCATTGGCATTTCCCGCGCAGACGTTTTATCGGCGCGCCCTACCCGAACAACGCAACGATCATTGATGCGGTTAAATCAGCTTGTTGCGTTCACGGATGATCCTGATTATGACCTTCGTGTTATGAGCGCGTTGCGCATTGCCGGAGAAATTTTGGTTGCTGAAGAATATCGGCACGTTGTTCCAGAACTTGAACAACGGTATGGCTTAACACCTGAACGTTCCCGCTTTTATGCGCCCCATTTTTACCATGATAGAAAGGACAGCGAAACTGGGCAACATACGCATTCATTTGAAAGCGTTCTTGAACGCCTCATTTCAGACGAAGGAAAATTACGCATTGCCACGGAAAGTGCTGAACACGCGTTTCAGGTGCGAACGTATTTCCACAACCAATTTGACGCACGACTTCGTGCACGAAAAGCACTTCCTCTTGCAGGTTTTGCAGCTGCGGCAGTGGCACTTATGTGTTACGTTGGTTCGCAGATTTCGCAGAAACCTGTTTCTTCGCCGCCTCGTTCACCGCCAAGCAGAACAAATTTGCCGGAAGCAGGAGTTCAGTTTTATCTTCAAGCTGACCGCTGGCTCTTACAAAGGTATGAAGAAACAAGAGATAGACAGTACCTGAAAAATATTGGCACGTTTGAAGCAGCTCGTGATGTGTGGGGTCCCGGGCCGTAA
- a CDS encoding metallophosphoesterase has product MEQKKEEKKEHEKLKILAAGDVHGDTTLIKKLADRAEKENVDLVVLCGDITYNEQSTDNIIGPFLKKHKKVLVIPGNHESIATVDFLAELYGDDVKNMHGYSIRYKDVGIFGCGGTTNVGPFQEVTEEEAHGLLKKSFDKIKYLKKKIMMTHIHPAGTKMEQFSKFFEGSKGVRKAVEELQPDILLCSHVHEAEGIEEKIGRTRVINVGKKGKIIEL; this is encoded by the coding sequence ATGGAACAAAAAAAAGAAGAAAAAAAAGAACATGAAAAGCTCAAAATTCTCGCTGCCGGCGATGTGCACGGCGACACCACACTCATCAAGAAACTGGCAGACCGGGCAGAAAAAGAAAACGTCGACCTCGTCGTGTTATGCGGCGACATCACGTACAACGAGCAAAGCACAGACAACATCATCGGTCCGTTCCTGAAGAAACATAAAAAAGTGCTCGTCATTCCAGGCAACCATGAAAGCATTGCAACGGTTGATTTTCTTGCTGAACTGTACGGCGACGATGTCAAGAACATGCACGGCTACTCCATTCGCTATAAGGACGTCGGCATTTTCGGTTGTGGCGGCACCACAAATGTTGGGCCGTTTCAAGAAGTCACTGAAGAAGAAGCGCATGGCTTGTTGAAGAAAAGCTTTGACAAAATCAAGTACCTCAAGAAAAAAATCATGATGACCCACATCCACCCTGCCGGTACCAAGATGGAGCAGTTCAGCAAATTCTTCGAAGGCAGCAAGGGCGTGCGCAAAGCCGTTGAAGAACTGCAGCCGGACATTCTGCTCTGCAGCCACGTTCACGAGGCAGAAGGCATCGAGGAAAAAATCGGCAGGACACGCGTAATTAATGTGGGGAAGAAAGGGAAGATAATTGAGCTGTGA
- a CDS encoding L-threonylcarbamoyladenylate synthase: MSLIITKDEFLANKEQYFTKILDGAVFVYPTDTIYGIGCSALNHNAVKKIRELKGRGDAPFSVIAPSLGWIEENLDVTSAAREWLAKLPGPYTLVMNMKQKCVADSVTVGKETLGVRIPNHWVSAVIAELGIPLVTTSVNKSGAAFMTSSDDVDPDLKAAVDFIIDEGQKTAAPSTLIFLDAESVSIKRR; the protein is encoded by the coding sequence ATGAGCTTGATTATTACCAAAGATGAGTTCCTTGCGAACAAGGAGCAGTATTTTACCAAAATCCTTGACGGCGCAGTCTTCGTGTACCCAACCGACACGATTTATGGCATCGGTTGCAGCGCGCTCAACCATAACGCAGTCAAAAAAATTCGCGAATTAAAAGGACGTGGAGACGCGCCGTTTTCTGTCATCGCACCGTCGCTCGGTTGGATTGAAGAAAACCTCGATGTCACGTCCGCTGCACGCGAATGGCTCGCAAAACTTCCCGGCCCCTACACGCTCGTCATGAACATGAAACAAAAGTGCGTTGCTGACAGCGTCACGGTTGGCAAAGAGACACTCGGCGTCCGGATTCCAAACCACTGGGTGAGTGCGGTCATCGCCGAACTCGGCATCCCTCTTGTCACGACGAGCGTCAACAAGAGCGGCGCAGCGTTTATGACGAGCAGTGATGATGTGGATCCTGACCTCAAAGCAGCGGTTGATTTCATTATCGACGAAGGCCAAAAAACAGCAGCGCCCTCAACACTCATTTTTCTTGACGCTGAAAGCGTAAGTATTAAAAGGCGTTAG
- a CDS encoding acylphosphatase: MNKRLHLMIHGRVQGVFFRRFVCEQAQRLGLTGHVRNTNNEVEIVAEGDEKVLQELVMVCRKGPTAARVDKIDVEEEKWTGEFMGFVRRY, translated from the coding sequence ATGAACAAACGCCTTCATCTTATGATCCACGGTCGCGTGCAGGGCGTGTTTTTCCGGAGGTTTGTGTGCGAACAGGCACAACGCCTTGGGCTGACAGGACATGTCCGGAACACGAACAACGAAGTTGAGATTGTCGCAGAAGGCGATGAGAAGGTTCTGCAAGAACTCGTGATGGTGTGCCGAAAGGGGCCGACGGCGGCACGCGTGGATAAGATTGATGTTGAAGAAGAGAAATGGACGGGAGAGTTTATGGGATTTGTGAGGAGGTATTGA
- a CDS encoding AAA family ATPase has translation MALFKNMLGSGESLFRDPVPLDYDFIPKLVPYREAEQRQIALCIKPLIAERTGRNIFIHGPPGIGKTVVLRHIMKELEETDETCDAVIPFYINCWQKNSSFKVILEMCEKLEYKFTHNKRGDELFKIVKDLLNKKAAVFVLDEVDKLEDTDLLYQLLEEIYRKSIILVTNHKTWLAELDQRIKSRLVAEILEFRPYTKEQVVGILRDRMKYSFVPDVWQEEAFLQAADKAYTLGDVRSGLYLLKEAGNAAEDAASRSIMPAHMAAAVKKLEEFSIKKKDALEDESRFILDLIKKCSGQKIGDIFKKYQEEGGAGGYKTFQRKINKLAENKYLNVQKVGGGPDGNTTMITFSPSGVTTLDDFK, from the coding sequence ATGGCTCTTTTCAAGAATATGCTCGGAAGCGGCGAAAGCTTGTTTCGCGATCCTGTTCCACTCGACTATGATTTCATCCCAAAACTCGTGCCCTACCGCGAAGCAGAACAGCGCCAGATTGCGCTGTGCATCAAGCCGTTGATTGCCGAGCGCACCGGCAGAAATATCTTTATCCACGGCCCGCCGGGCATCGGCAAGACCGTAGTACTCCGGCACATCATGAAAGAGCTGGAAGAAACCGACGAAACCTGTGACGCCGTTATTCCATTCTACATCAACTGCTGGCAGAAAAATTCCAGCTTCAAAGTAATTCTAGAAATGTGCGAAAAGCTTGAATACAAATTCACCCACAACAAGCGTGGGGATGAATTATTCAAAATTGTCAAAGACTTGCTCAACAAAAAAGCAGCGGTGTTTGTGCTCGACGAAGTTGACAAATTAGAGGACACCGACCTTTTGTACCAACTGCTGGAAGAGATTTATCGCAAGAGCATCATTCTCGTGACAAACCACAAGACCTGGCTGGCCGAGCTTGACCAGCGCATCAAATCGCGGCTCGTGGCGGAAATTCTTGAATTTCGCCCCTACACCAAAGAACAAGTTGTTGGCATTCTGCGCGACCGCATGAAATACTCCTTTGTGCCCGATGTCTGGCAGGAAGAGGCATTTTTGCAGGCAGCGGACAAGGCATACACGCTCGGCGACGTGCGCTCCGGATTATATCTGTTAAAAGAAGCGGGCAACGCAGCAGAAGATGCAGCGTCGCGAAGTATCATGCCAGCGCACATGGCTGCTGCGGTCAAAAAGCTCGAAGAGTTTTCCATCAAGAAAAAAGACGCTTTAGAGGATGAGTCACGGTTTATTCTCGACCTGATAAAAAAATGTTCCGGCCAGAAAATCGGCGACATCTTCAAAAAATACCAAGAAGAAGGCGGCGCCGGCGGGTATAAAACATTCCAGCGCAAAATCAACAAGCTGGCTGAAAATAAATACCTCAACGTGCAAAAAGTTGGAGGAGGACCAGACGGCAACACCACGATGATAACATTCTCACCATCAGGTGTGACGACGCTGGATGATTTTAAATAA